From a single Bacillus sp. NEB1478 genomic region:
- a CDS encoding phage holin family protein produces MSLLTTFTPYVGLAVILYAIRQTNRVSNRYIPIIAVVLGVLYAFWQDGKFTPGGLLVGLQYALYGIGTVASIKYFITNNGAAIKVKNN; encoded by the coding sequence ATGAGTCTGCTTACAACTTTTACACCGTACGTTGGCCTTGCTGTCATTTTATATGCCATTCGTCAAACGAATCGTGTTTCTAATCGGTACATTCCGATCATCGCCGTTGTTTTAGGAGTTCTTTATGCTTTCTGGCAAGATGGTAAATTTACTCCAGGCGGATTGTTAGTAGGGCTTCAGTATGCGCTATATGGGATCGGGACAGTTGCCTCTATCAAATATTTTATAACGAATAATGGAGCAGCCATTAAAGTGAAAAATAACTAA
- a CDS encoding DUF561 domain-containing protein, translating to MKYPIIQAGMAGGPTTADLVATVSNAGGLGTLGAGYMQPEDIKKAILQIKDRTEAPFAVNLFLPQSYEKNEQQILNMQKLLNHYRKKLEIPEIHTIPDMKDIFEQQLEVVIESGVKIVSFTFDQPSVELVKKLKDKDIIVMATATNVEEAVVLEKIGVDVIVAQGSEAGGHRGTFISNEHEALIGTFALVPQIVDAVSCPVVAAGGIMDGRGFAAALSLGASGVQLGTAFLTVNESGANDIHQQAILSSNDTDTKITKSFSGKSARGIKNEMMMELEQIPTGNLPPYPFQHILTSDIRKEAGRRKNKEMLSMWAGQASAMSKRQSAKELIDRIVVDCNQIITKLHKQQP from the coding sequence TTGAAATATCCAATCATTCAGGCGGGGATGGCAGGTGGACCGACCACAGCAGATCTTGTTGCTACAGTAAGTAATGCAGGTGGTCTTGGTACACTAGGGGCAGGTTATATGCAACCAGAGGATATCAAAAAAGCAATTTTACAAATCAAAGATCGAACGGAAGCTCCATTTGCCGTAAATCTTTTTCTTCCACAGTCCTATGAAAAAAACGAACAACAAATTCTGAACATGCAAAAGCTGTTGAATCACTACCGAAAAAAGCTCGAAATACCAGAGATACATACGATTCCAGACATGAAAGATATTTTTGAACAGCAACTCGAAGTTGTTATTGAATCTGGAGTGAAGATTGTCAGTTTTACATTTGATCAGCCATCTGTAGAACTGGTGAAAAAGCTAAAGGATAAAGACATAATCGTTATGGCCACAGCTACGAATGTTGAAGAAGCGGTAGTTCTTGAAAAAATAGGAGTTGATGTTATCGTCGCCCAGGGAAGTGAAGCGGGAGGACATCGAGGAACGTTTATCTCAAATGAGCACGAAGCATTGATCGGAACGTTTGCCTTAGTTCCACAGATCGTTGACGCAGTCAGCTGTCCTGTAGTCGCAGCCGGTGGAATCATGGACGGAAGAGGTTTTGCTGCAGCCCTTTCGCTTGGAGCATCCGGCGTTCAGCTTGGAACAGCATTTTTAACGGTTAACGAGAGCGGAGCAAATGACATCCATCAACAAGCGATTCTATCCAGTAATGACACCGATACGAAAATCACAAAATCTTTTTCAGGAAAAAGTGCGAGAGGTATTAAGAATGAGATGATGATGGAACTCGAGCAAATTCCAACGGGAAATTTGCCGCCTTATCCCTTCCAGCACATTTTAACTTCTGATATTAGAAAAGAAGCAGGTCGAAGAAAAAATAAAGAAATGCTCTCGATGTGGGCTGGGCAAGCTTCAGCTATGAGCAAAAGACAGTCTGCGAAAGAACTGATCGACAGAATCGTGGTAGATTGTAATCAAATCATTACAAAACTGCACAAGCAACAACCATGA